TGTCTCAATTATAATGGTAATATGAAATCTAATTTAGTAAAAGAGAACAAAAGCATAATATTCTATTCCAACTTTTTCAACTTGATTCAATGCAAATGGTCTGAAGTGCGTTCGAAAATAGATAAAGAAAAAGTAGAATTAAGATGCAAATTCCATTTACATTATTGGGCCATTGGCTCTCTCACTCTCAAAGCATCATTCTAATTTattctaattttaaataatgtttTACGGGAAAGTCGTTCTAAGAGagtcattaaaaattaatataataattgaatCAAATTCTAACGATTACTATGCTACATTCAATCATGTTGTGGAACGAATTTACTTTATGCAAACGCAAAGAGGCAAGGGAAGTTtcgatttttaattttgttacaTAATACTCTTGTACGTCTCCAAAATAGTTAGAAATTTAGTGAGAACAAAAATTTTATTGAAGAGTGAAATAAAAAACAAGTAGATGATAAAAATGAGTAGCTAAGATGAATAGAGTATAATTTTGTACGAATGAGAATAAAAGAAAGAGAATAAGactattgcaaaaaaaaaaaaaaaggggagCAAAATTAGTAGGAcaaattataatgaaaaattatgcaAAATAAGAAGGAAAGAGGAAGTAATTGCTACTATAAAAGTATCAAATTCCATGGGAAAATATGCTTTTGTAAATGGGTATCATTATATTCAATGGAGCTtccattcattttttttcttcttttaatatcacgcaaaaaaatatatcaaaatgagAACAACGGaaagtattaaaaaatgtaatatCTAACATATACAACATGATCGATCTGTCATGTGATTATGCATGTCATTGTAACTATCACACAACTCTCATTCACTCTATTATTTTCATCTTGATTTCAACatgatttgaattttgaaaaatgCATTTTGTTAGATCGTATCTGTGCTATTAGCTTTTTCGATAATAATTATCTAACTTTTAATATTAGTTGAGCCGAGGACTTATATATTTTGGTCATAAAAATTACATGACGTAcactaataaatttattagaAGAATTTTAGACATCCTAGACATGGTGTAATAAGTTTTGGGCGTGTGATTAACTTAGGTAAAGAGTTTTGATGATGGAATGGGATTAATCTTGATGAGCAAACAAATATAGAAGAATCTTTGGAGCAAAAGGGACCATTGAATCACATGGAAGCAAGCAAGAAGGATCCAAAAGGAGCTTGATCGAGCCTTGATAGACAACTGCTTCTGAGTTTTGGTATGTTGTGGTTCCTTCATTTAATTCGTGCCTTAGTCATTTCATGTCTTAAAATGAACGTGATTACGAGTGtttgatgaagaacaaaatGCACCAACAAATGAAAAACATAGCAATAATAACAATGGAAGCAATAAAGAACACACAAGTTTATGAACAAGTTCCCAAGAATAATGTCACATCTTTATTGAAGATCACCCTCAATCTAATACAATAAAGAAGAAACTCTATTGGCATTTATCCTAGTCTCTATTACAATAATGGTGTATTACAAATATGTGTTACAAGATAAATCTACACTATTTGTAATCGTTTGTATATGGCTTTGAACTCTTGTTGAATCACCAAGGAGACGATGAAAATAtggttgcgacaatcaaagaagtcgctcggaaacttaATATGAGTAtaaggcgttcatgcactttcctatgTGATAtttcccacaaaggtgcttgggatgataaatgaaattcacaatgagatacaatctacacaacaaaatcctagcataagtaaattgcaatagtaaatacaaatgttgtggtgaattaagaactttgatgatattgagagttaattactctctcaatattatctcatgaaaggaagaataagaatgagagtattcttaagagagaaatcataaatgatatgAAATTGGGATTGAATATCCCTaggcatgcaacctctatttatagagctatgcatcaaacaatacctccttttgaaacaaaagtgtttcagcaagcaaaacttatgaatcaaaataatgtttcaccaagcaaagcttatgaaccaaagtaatgtttcaccaaacaaactTATGCATCAaaataatgattcatcaaattctttgaggcatttaattggACTTATAATGTATAAATTTTAGTCCCAttactatactaagtatgtagtatatacaaatctaggtctgtacactctaaatgttcaacagcCTCCTCTCTATATATTAGCCTTTACCAACATGCATAATTCTCTACTCCCATTTCCAATTTCCTCGCACACACAaatatttcactaaaataattcCTTCAAGTTTGTGTTCAGCTTTAAAGCTCTTCTATCATTTAAACACATAATGAAATACACTAGTCAGGATGGTGGATGTAGCCTAATGAATGTTGAACCACCTTAAATCCTTAAGTTATTGTTTGCATTAGTTTTTTGTCcttaaaaacacttcaatactTGCAAATGATCTTATTTCATTAATAGTGCACCTTCAAGGCATGATTACAACCTTTCTTTAACACTTTTAGGCTAACAATCGTATCTTTAGGCCTTCGTAAGAAAAGGAATAACAACTATAgtacaataaaagaaaaaaaaagtacatACAACGCAAGAATTAACAGCATATAAAGcatcaaaaagaaagaaaacaacagcaaataaaatcatgttaagtttttagttgagttagaTTTTTGGCAGAATTCAATATGATGAAAGGTTACAAGCCGTAAATCTACAGTTGTAGCCCAAAGAGTTCTTGTGTATTTTGTAAGGTATCAACCATATAAGCTTAAACTTTTATTGAGTTGGTCTTTTGGCATTTAATATGTCTACAATATAATGTAGTGTTGTTATTaagaaattagataaacagtactgatatacaatatatattttttttttgtgcttcCTTTATTGCATGTAGTTGAGTAGTTAGGAAGGCAAGTCATATATAAGTTCTATTACAGACAGTAGCTTAATTCAACATTACAATtatataatattagttgtaatTATAATAAGCAGGACAGCCGCCATGGTAGCTAGGACGAGCATATCCATATTGTCCTGGGCAACATTCCTCTTCAACTCCATATGATTGATTACATTCAACCTCTTCCTCCTCCTCAGAGCTCTCATCTTTAACCAAGTTGGATTCTTGATAGTTAAACCCTAACTCCGACAGCTTCTTATGTGATTCTGCATAATCTCTGAAAAATGCCCTTTCATCCTGTCACATTaattattcactttattattataattaattaattatgtttataacATTATAATTATTCATTCAAAGGAAAATTAATTTGGGATACATACTCTAGCATAGAGCTCAACGAATGGACGAAAGGCTGGATCATTTAGGAGAGCCTTATCAGTCGGAAATTTCACCAATCCTGGTGTATCACCTCTTAACAGCTCACTAATCacacacaaaaacaaattagtCTAATCTTATCttatataataataactattactaaaacaaaacactattgatatcatcaattttaaaaattgtatatgtcatttttttaattgtttgacCAGTCtctaagctattaagaaattatttaCCAAGCACAACATACATCTGCAATATACCATAAAACGataaaattgaaatatatattctatatagtTGGGTTCAAATTGATTAACATTAGTGATCATTTGAAGCATAGTATTTGAAAAGCTTACACAAAATAGGAGTTATCAAACTTGAGAGGATTGCGGGTGAAATTTCCATCAAAGCCTGGTGTTCTGTCCTTATGAGCTCCACCCttatttttgcaaaacaaataaatacaTTTATAATTAAAGATTATGCAATTAGTTTTAATTAAAGAGTTAAAAAATCTATGCCTCACCAGAGCATGGGCTCCTGAAAGAACCACAATATCCTTATCATTCAACCCCATTcgataaaatatatttctcaGATCATTTGCTCCTAAAAATCattatgaaaattgaaaatgtcaattattttttatcaataatggcccgataaaataaaaaattcaatttaagcAAATATCTTAAATAACTACAAAATTAAAGGTAAGAATTTAGCAAGTCTTGAAGGAGTCTTCAAACGAGTCTTTGACAAAAACTAGTAAGTGAGATAATGCTATGCTTTTATTTGGTTAGCCTAATAATAACATGTGAATTCatcatttaaatatatatatatatatatatatatatatatatatatatatatatatatatatatatatatatatatatatattcttaattcAATGAAATTGAATTGGAAGTGAGTCTAAGAATAAAGTATAAACTTAGATATCAGAGTCTTGGATGATGATTTTTGTGACGGTGTCAGAAAATTGTGATGTGTCTAAGTATGGCAtttatataattgaaaaaattagtaTACATATGTGTGCGCAAATGATTGCATTCTATATCTATTACTAGAATTAGTAATAGTCAAGTTAATAGAtagtatttgaaaaaaaatccttaaaaacttaGCCTATGGCACTCTTATCATACCTCCATTAGGGTTTGGAAGTCCATCATCATCGGCAAAATCGCTATCCTACAGAGTAATGAtgataatcaataaaaattatagttaattaaatgcatataattattaatgaatattGTTATTTGATCATGTATTAGAAACATTATATTATGGAGTATATGATATGATGGTATTATTATGAAGAGAGGAGCTATATATATAACTAAGCCCTAAGAAAATACTTAAAAGAGTATTACTAGATAGAAGTAATGATATATACTTACTGGGCGACCTGAAACAAATTCAATAGTGGGACCCCCAGTTACTTCAACCGCAACAATACCGGCAAGCTGATAAACAACAAATGTCAATCATATAGAAACATTACACACATACTAattctttaataaataaattacgtaTCAAACTATTTAAActactaaaataattcaaacttaTTTCATTTTTTAGCATCGAGTCCCAAATGTAAAAATCATGTGATATAGTACATAACATATGTTGAAGCTACGTATAAGCTTGTAACCATAGATACAGTTAATAGAGTACGTATATGCATGATAAATTATACAGCTACAAGCATCAACTTATTAATAGAAGTATGTTAATATTAgttatatactctataaagttGAGAATCAAATATAAAATCTTTTATGACATTTACGTGTTCTTGTGTGCTTTTAACTAATTGGGTCATCCCCTCTAACTTCATCGTGTAAAAATAGATAGTATATATTAgcctttgtttttttaatagctATATTCCCTCAACAAACTATTTCATAAAGGAGAAAAGTACATGtagctattaaaaaaaatagcattATCTTGTAGTTAGTGtcttttgaaaattaaatcGATCCTAGTAACTCTATTAAAATTGATGATGCTAGTGTCGTAGCTAAGAACTAgaagaatatataaatgaaaCTTTCTATATATAGCCAATTAACTTGGTTAtgcaataaataaatatatatatatatatatatatatatatatatatatatatatatatatatatatatatatatatatatatatataggagtaCCTGATAAAGGTCAGCATATGTAATGTCAGGGTGTTTTCTCTTGATTGATTCTGCATAATTGAAATTAAGGAGAAATCAACTCAATTTTTAGAAGAATTTATGATGAATCACAAGACAAATAGATCATAAGTATGCATGTTTAAAGTAATAATTATATGTACTTGAGCATAATTAAGTAACTATGcataattaattagaaaaaaaaactaattttctgCATAcatatgttaatattttattgtgtaatGGATTGATAAATCACTTATTAAAACTTTACGGATATTTTTAACAAAtgatttttgatttataaacaagtaaataaatagaaaaaataccACAAAGTCTAATAGCGTTTTCCATGCCCTTGTTGGGAGGGCGGTTCAACTCTTGTGTGAACCTAACTGAACCATTTGCACCTCCTTTCCTTGCTCTTGCATCATAGTTTCCTGCATCATGGAATCTACCATACAAATACAATACCAACCcaaatcaattaattacattttttttttagtgatcgaaatcgattaattacattaataataagaaattccTTTTGTGCTTGAAACTTGctccataaaattcaaatataagaAAACTTTTTGAGATTTATGGTGTAAATTTAAAAGGGCTGAATCATTATCTTCTTCTATACTTTAAATGAGTTAATTCCACTAAAATTGGCCATAAAACATATatattcaatttaattaaaaaaagtttattttccttAAATTCACTAGCATAAAGAAGACAAACAATAGCTTAAGATAAAAACACCTTTGAGAAGTAGTAAAATACGTACATTTATCcacttaaataattaaactagAAATAAATACTCCAATGTTTACAAGTTTTTGAATCATCTCCAAACTCTTCAACTTCTATCATCATATGAAATCTTTGGAAAGAAAGTTATGTAGAAGAATATGGGGATTATTTGATTTAAAATCTTACTTcctttgtgtttttttaaatattctatttggtTTGGGCACGTTTGTCAATGTACTAATACTACTCTTAATAACTCTAAtagtacataattaaaaattataaaaactagatattaataaactttaagttgggacgaatcaaataaaaactcatttgactatattttaatttataaaattaagaattaaatacaaattaagagtaaatgaTAAATAGTATCCAAAAACCAAATATGACATTTAAAAAGAAACAGAAAgagtattaatattaaattttattacttTATAACACAAGAAATAGTTGCCTAATTGCTTCAATACAGAtgcaaaataataaacaattgactaaaatcaaaatatgactaaaatcaaaatatgataaaattaatatcatatcatatcatctatattatatatcatatcatacatactaataaaaatgctgaaaaataacaaatgttaTCTTTAGAGAGCTTTGACAaatcatacatactaataaaaatgctGAAAAATGAGAAAGGTCATTCTTAGAGAGttttgacaaataaaatatatcacaATATTTATCTACTTTagaattagattttttttttaagttggaGTTAAATTCGGTAAagtatttatgtaatttattatagcaattctaTAAATCTAACCtagaatttaatatatttaagtgAATGAAAAAGTTATGTAttcgataaataatttttaataaagtttttagtttttacttTAAAGAAGTCATGtattcaataaatttaatcacgataatatatacttgcattattctttgaaattatattttttcatatttcaGACTCATAAATTCGTGcattgaaatatattttatcttcaacaTATCTTTCAAAAAtcttattaaaatttttctcttctAAAATAAAGTTGTAAAGTGGTCAAACAAAAAGTAAAGGGGAGTatactattgttattataaaaggataggaaaaaaggttaaaaacttGCACTTCCTCCGCTTTATAATATTTGCTACACTTTAATTCTACTAAAGCAATAGAAGAATGTAACAAGTGTCACAATTTTAAGAGTTATTTTCCCGCCTAATTCTACTTATGTTattttaggtagttttttaattttattttattcaattgatGTCCATAATTTAACTCATTTGAGTTTTCCTCATATACTTTCCATTGATGCTTCTTTTCTCTTCTACAATAGTCTTCAATGTctaatttttttctcatattTTTTCTACAATATCTGGTTATTGGGtgttaattttgatgaaaaactatgaaattttaaatatattcatGGTGACGTAAATATGGGTTTATTAAAGGtgttaatgataataaaacaaatCTACCAATTGTGAACAAAACAAATCCATAGGGCATTGGTGTAATTATTTTTAGTGTGTgttaaattacattttaatctGTATATATGATGAGTttttactttgattttgaaaaccaaggtatatattattaaattgaatttaaaggTATAACTTAAATTCTTTTTGAATACgtttaatattgaatttttgGGGTTTGTTATAATAAAAAGAACAacataaatttttgatatttttctgACATctctattattattagtattttttccAAGCAactcatttttagttttttcctAATACTTTTgggttttttaaaaaacaatagtaTAAATTTATCAAGcaaatttttagtatttttctAACATCTCTTTTATTTTCTCAGTCACTTTAATTATATGCGAAAATTTATAAGCTACAACTTAAGTTTCAGTGTTGGGTATATTTCTACACAAAGAACAAtaattcattcttaatcaaGGGTTAAGACCTATTTCATATCCGTTGGATTACATTTATTGTCAtaaaattggatttttttgtaaaaaggaTTGAAATTAGAGTATTCAGGTAAATTAATGTTTTAGAATTCGGTTAATAAATATGTTTCATGATTATCAATTAACTTAAATTGGAAGATTTCTCATCAGGGTTATGAATTTGGGCATTTTAATTGGTTAGTTAATAAAAGTAGTTTTGGGTTATAATTTAAGAGTTGGGcattttaatttacttaattattatgtattattAATTAGACATTATGTGTGTAgacttcttttattttttgttgcatTTTAAGTATGTTTAAAGGTTgagtttaaaaatttatttttgtcataAGGT
This genomic stretch from Amaranthus tricolor cultivar Red isolate AtriRed21 chromosome 9, ASM2621246v1, whole genome shotgun sequence harbors:
- the LOC130824240 gene encoding L-ascorbate peroxidase 5, peroxisomal-like, with amino-acid sequence MGRVGIVNEKYLRVIEAARRDLRALIQSNNNQAAPILLRLSFHDAGNYDARARKGGANGSVRFTQELNRPPNKGMENAIRLCESIKRKHPDITYADLYQLAGIVAVEVTGGPTIEFVSGRPDSDFADDDGLPNPNGGANDLRNIFYRMGLNDKDIVVLSGAHALGGAHKDRTPGFDGNFTRNPLKFDNSYFVELLRGDTPGLVKFPTDKALLNDPAFRPFVELYARDERAFFRDYAESHKKLSELGFNYQESNLVKDESSEEEEEVECNQSYGVEEECCPGQYGYARPSYHGGCPAYYNYN